Proteins from one Cicer arietinum cultivar CDC Frontier isolate Library 1 chromosome 3, Cicar.CDCFrontier_v2.0, whole genome shotgun sequence genomic window:
- the LOC101510346 gene encoding uncharacterized protein, with amino-acid sequence LYFRYLALLAKYPVAVKAITSAILTLIGDLICQLVIDKVQTPDLKRTFLFTLLGFVLVGPTLHSWYLYLSKLVTLPGTSGALLRLVLDQFLFSPIFIGVFLSTLVTLEGKPSQVVPKLKQEWFSAVLANWQLWIPFQFLNFRFVPQQFQVLAANFVALVWNVILSFKAHKEVLPK; translated from the exons CTTTACTTCAGGTACTTGGCTCTTCTTGCAAAATACCCTGTTGCCGTAAAGGCTATAACATCTGCAATTTTGACACTAATTGGAGATTTGATTTGCCAG CTTGTGATAGACAAAGTGCAGACACCAGACTTGAAGAGGACATTCCTATTTACTCTGCTCGGTTTTGTGCTAGTTGGTCCAACATTGCATTCATG GTACTTGTATCTGAGTAAATTGGTTACTCTTCCTGGAACATCTGGAGCACTTTTGCGGCTTGTACTTGATCAG TTCTTATTTTCTCCCATATTCATTGGAGTTTTCTTATCTACATTGGTGACACTAGAGGGAAAGCCATCACAAGTTGTACCTAAGCTTAAACAG GAGTGGTTTTCTGCAGTTCTAGCAAACTGGCAGTTATGGATTCCTTTTCAATTTCTCAACTTTAGATTTGTTCCTCAACAATTTCAG GTCCTTGCTGCTAATTTTGTTGCTTTGGTATGGAATGTTATCCTCTCATTTAAAGCACACAAAGAAGTTCTTCCAAAATAA